The segment GCAGCTGAAAGGAGATGCCACTGAACTGATCAGTGTCACCACAGCTCGGTGTCACGGGCACCACAGAGCCACCAGTGCATTCCAACAAGTGAGCTGAGCTTCCCCAGCTTTCTGCTGTAATGTCTCATTTCTTAGGATGTGaattttgctattattttttggtttctttttcttccattccatttatttttgtaattagGTGACTTAATAAAACTGACTgttttgtataatttttaagGCGTGTGTTTTCAGCCACGAGGCTTTGAGAAGGTGTCACACTATGAGGGGATGAGCATTGTCCTGCAGGCTGTGAAGCAaaccctgctccctgcagctgttcCCGTACAGGGGCTGCAGAAGCAATCACAAAACTCGCCCCGGTGCAGGGGGAAGCTCGGTTTGTCCTCCACTAAAGGGAGGTTTGGGAGCTGCGGCGGAGGGGTGCCTGGAAGGAGCGGGGGTcgcagccccagcagagccccgAGCAGCCCTGGCCGCGCCGCGCTCGCACAGCCCCGGGGGCGGCTCCGGCTCCTTTGTGCCGTCACTTCCCGGCCGGCGCCGCTCATCCATCACTTCCTGCCGGGGCTCCACGCGGAGCGGTGCCGCTGCCCCGCGGAGGGCGCTGCGCCTCTGGGAGCCGGCCATGGCCAGCCTGGCCGCGCAGGACTCCTACCTGCAGGGCTTGGCCAGGAGGGCCGGCGTGCAGCACGGCCCGGAGGCGCGCAAGAGGAAGTTTGGTACTGGAAATGGAGCGGCCGGTTTGTGGGAGGCTGGGGTCTGCTGAAACACGGGGCTCCCGACCGCGTTGTACACATTGTACTGGGAGCTCTGGAAATCAATGGTCTCCATTCACTGAGTGATGGatgtggagagctgggattttaCGGAAGTCTGCGAGGACGTTTGGTCTATTTAAATAAATCCTAAAAcgtatatttttttaacattacaCTATGCCATTGCAATGCTGGAACTTTAGCGGTCCGTAATAACTGAATGGTGTGAATGGGAATGTAGCATTGGCCTCTTTTTGTATAATTTGTTTTTGCCTTCTAGTGTCTAAGCCAGGCCAGCCCGAGGATGGTGGCAGACAGGtcaagaaacagaagaaaaagaagcccAGGAAGCAAACTGAGAAGAAGAATGCTCCTTCAGCCAAACAGGTTGTTCCTAATGCCAGTAAAGCCACTCCAGGACAGAAAGCAGCCCCTCAAGCCAGCAAATCATCTCCACAGGGTGGTACACAGAACAGAAAGGAGAGTTTGGCTGCAGGTAAGAATTCCAGCTTTGCCGTGGTCTGATTAAAGTGacctgggctgagctggctgcaTTTCACTTGCTTTACACAAGTCTAGTTTGGAAAGCCTGAATTGAGAACATCCTTGCTTATTTCATGTGCCTGAAGAGCTTTTGCCTATGGACAGGAATTTGTGCCATCACCACTGGGTGGCTCTCTGGAAACGGTGTTTCACTGAGCTGCAGAGGTTCTGTGCATGTGAGGAACTTTGGGAATTACACGTGGATGCAATCCCtgtcctgccagctcagctTTCCTTTATGACAATGAAAAGCCAGAGAAAAGATGCCCTGAGCTTCTCTGTTCCACAAGCTTGGTACTTGTCTTTGGCTtgccaggcagccccagggcatGCCAGGccactgctggcagtgctgaatGATAAAAGGGGAAATTCTAAAGAAACCAATGAAATAGAAAGCTGggtttgtttggattttccGTTCCATTCACAGCATCTAAAGAGTTCCCAGAGTTTTTCCCATAGCCAAAGGAAGTGCTACTGTTTAGCTGGTGCTgcttttgaagtatttttattttctccctctcaTTTTCAGGAAGTAAAAGTGAACTGAGTTCCCCTTCTGTTTCTGCAATCAGTCTGTTGCGCCAGAGACTCCACGAGAAGATTAAAAAGGCTTCTGGACAGGTATGGGGACTCTGAATGTGTACCCACATGTGTGTTTGCACTGGAAATTCTCCCCAGCCTCCCAGGGCGTGTGGGATAGGATCTCACAGGCTCATGGTTTGAGGTGGTTCCATCTCATAAGGAATTGCCTGTAGGTATTGCCAGGTGACCTGTGTGTGTTCTGTAGAAAAACCTCTGAGAAAAGATGGGGTCATCTTCAAGGAGAACACACCTTTGgtgatttttaagaaaaagcagaatagTGGGAGTCTGAAAGGGAACAGCTACAAGCTGTTGAGAGGGAAAGCAAAGTGTTTGAAATGTTACTGTGTTTGGTGTCTCAGCTGAGTCACAGCTTCACAGCACAGGTGGTGCTTCTTAGGAGGAGTTTGAACTCAGGAACTTGGGGACAGCCCACTTTTGCTTTAACTGTTTAAGGCTTCTCATTCATGTCCATCCTTCTCCTTAGGATAATGCCAAGGAGTTAACCCCTGCACTCCTGGAAAAGAGGCAGCGAAGGAAGtatgagaaagagagaaagaaatgccGGCGAAAGGAGTTGAAGATGAAGGcaaaaatggagaagaaagaaactGAGGAGGTACCAGCAgagccagaaaacaaaaaggaggaGAGCAAAGCTGAGATTGTCTTCAACAGGGTTGAAGTTCATGAAGAGAATGAGTTGAACAAGAtccagaagaagaaagagaaaaggaaagcagtgaAAGGCAATATCACTCCTCTGACGGGCAAGAACTACaaacagctgctgagcaggctgGAGACCAGGAAGAATAAACTGGAGGATCTCAAGGAGAAGGACGAGAAGAAAGCTCAGGAGCTGGAGACCAAGATAAAATGGACAAATGCTCTCTACAAGGCAGAGGGGGTGAAGATCCGTGACGACGAGGAGCGTCTGAAGGAGGCCCTGAAGCGCAAGGAGAAGCGGAAGGCCCAGCGCAAGCGGCAGTGGGAGCAGCGCACTGTCAGGGTGGTGGAGAAGATGCAGCAGCGGCAGGACAAGCGCCAGAAGAACAtccagaagaagaagaaggagaggaTAGAGAAGAAGAAAGCCAGAGCCCGGAAGAAGGGCCGAGTTCTGCCAGAGGACTTGAAAAAAGCTGGGTTAAAGTGAGAGGGGGCAGCTCTCCTGGCTTTGGGGTTCcagggtggggctgtggggcaggcactgccacagcttCCCAGCCTCATCATGCTAAAAAAAACAGTTGTATGTTTGTTAATAAAGTTTTCTAAAGAAACACCTTATGGCTGATTTCTAATAGGAATTACTATTTTTCTAAAGGGGAAATGTCAGTTGCTGTCACTTCCTCTGATGGGCAGCACAGTGTCTTCTTTGCATCCACTGGGAATGGGGTAGAggaaacaaaaaggcaaaaaaatcaaacatggGATTCATCTCAACTGCAGGTATTGTAAAACCTTTAACATGAATTTGAATGATACCTTTGCATCTTTGATACATTTATCTTCCCCAccacaagaaaacaaagtaattttcaattttaGGCAGTGCTGttaatttatattctttatCTCTAAGTTATGTTTTATCAGGATTAGGTCAATATAgacataaacacacacatgtATACATGCATGGATTTGTTGTGGAGCTAACTGATCTTTTTGGGTCATCCATAGGACACTGATTGATCTTGATGGTAGAAGGATTggcaataataaaaaatgaggcaaaaaaaaatttctggcTACCACAGGTGCCTGCAAGGGTTTCTTCTCTGGGCAGTTCATCAGTGCAAAATCATATTTGGTCTTTACCAATTTTGTCCTTTATTGTTGtttatacagaaatacaaatgtaAACTTGAGCAGCTGTTTGCCCAGCTCAGGAGGAAAAGTACAGCTCGGCTGCTGGCaattcagcctggggaagatTGGTGAGAACAACCCATCCAGAAAATGAAGCAACTCTGCCCCTGAGGTCAGTCAAACCTTGCTGATGCCCTCCTGATCTTGGTTGGTGTGAACTGATAATTGGTACTGAGCTCAAAGATGTCATAAATGGAGTCCAGTTGAATTCTGGATTCTCTCGATCTGGCACTTTGCAAGAAGCTCTTTTTTGCCTTGTCAGTGAGGCTGATGAATGTGTGTGAGGGAAatgcaggctgtgctgtgcactgctgcccagctggctccctgccagagcccaggTAGCTCCGTGCTGCAGCTGTAACTGAgactgcagagccagagccGAGCgctggatttgtgctgagctcctgctccagccccaggtgTGACAACACATCTGTGGCACAGAGCCAAAGGCAGCCTGTTCCACACTGCAGCCCAGCAAGGAAAGCTCTCCTGGGGCACAGATGGAGCTCTCCCCACCGATACCTTCTCTTCCTTCACGTTCTGAGCGACCCTGAGCTCACAGCTTGCCACTTCAGATGTAGAAATCTGAAATAGTTGCTCTGCAAAGAATATTTTCCATGGAACCATCTACAAGTGAGGTATTTATCAGCTGTCCAGAATGCTTTCCAAGCAGGGCTTGAAGATAAAGTAGTGCTTTGTTCTGGGAGGTCAAGCAAGTTCATTTGGGAGTAACAGAGCTACTTTCAGCCATatcccttttaaaaaaactctcTGAACAAATTCGAGGAACCTGGGTAActattaaaaatgctttagCTGTGATTTCTGTTTGGTTGGAGATTCTTTCATCAGCTGCAACCACatctatttcatttttgtttgtattcATGGTAAACTAAATCAGTTGAGGTAAATCTCAGTGAGATGGTTTTAGATGCAAAAAGAGTTTAAATTTCAGCTGGCTCCAGTGCTCTGGTTTGTAAGTTTGTAccacagaaactgaaaataaggGGTGAATGCATCAGCTGTGCTCCTAGTGAtgtaatatttcaaaatatgtgtATTTCTCTTCCTGAGGGATTAGATGTTTACTCTGTAAAAGACATGGAAGTACTGTATGCCCATTACAACAGCTGAAACTGCACAAAAATAACCTAACACCCAAatcttttttaattctgtgttaATTTTACTGTCCAGTTTCAGGATAACTATTAGAccccttccttctctctgttcTTGATCTTCTGTCCTTCCCCATCACCCAAATTCTGTGCTGTCAGCCTCTGTATGCCATGGAGATAAGAGTATGGGTCAGGTGAAGGAAATGGGAACCTCAGGAGACTCTGCAAAGTGGGAATGTTTGTGTGTTCCTTTGTGCTTTGAGTGGAAATGTTGAGAGGATATTTATGCAATTGGAAAGTGGCATCaagctgggaggggctgcaagCCCCAGGGAAAACAGGGTTCAGTCAGGGCTTGatgttttagaaaaacaaatagcCTGAAAGTCGAGTTTGTTTTCATGGAGTCAAGTACAAGGTTTTATATGCCTCAGACCTGGCTGGGAGAGATTCCACAGAAAACACATGGATTGCATTTGGCCACGGGCTGAATGTcatcccagtgctgtgtcctTGCAAAGCAGGCAAATGTCCTGTGGAATGTATGAGCTGTGACAGCTTTTCAGTTTTGGGGAGCAATCCAGCTTTACTTCATATTGCTGAGGGCTCAGCAGGAGATTTTGGGTTGCTTTGACACACAGGAATTGGCTGATTAGAGAGAGTCCAGTCAGAACTGACAGAAATAATCCCAATCTTGAAGTTAGAAAATTACAAAGAAAgatggaagggaagggaagggaagggaagggaagggaagggaagggaagggaagggaagggaagggaagggaagggaagggaagggaagggaagggaagggaagggaagggaagggaagggaagggaagggaagggaagggaagggaagggaagggaagggaagggaagggaagggaagggaagggaagggaagggaagggaagggaagggaagggaagggaagggaagggaagggaagggaagggaagggaagggaagggaagggaagggaagggaagggaagggaagggaagggaagggaagggaagggaagggaagggaagggaacaTCAGAGCCTTCAGGTGTGGAAAAGGAGACTGCCCAGGGGAAGTGAGATCCTGGTTGGAAATTTGGAAGCCTGCTGATGAGAAGGGCTTTCCtacctgctctgtgtgcagccagCTCTCAAAGAATGGCTGAAAAACAACCCTTTGAACCCCCCTTTGCATTTGTCTGCTTTGCATGTGCTGGAAGCATCAAGCACAAGGTAAGAAATGTGGCACTGACAAATCCTGGTGGCAGCATAGCAGCTCTCATGACACAACTAGCACAAGAATGAGATAAAACTGGTCAAAACACAGAACAACTGCTAGAGGAGGAAGGCTGTTTGTACTTCTTCCTGTGTTTGTGGATCTGCAGCATTTTTAGGCAAGAATCCAGAACTGCTCAGCATGAATGCATGAAAACCTtaagatatatatatttatatagatgcacatacacacacacatatatatatgtagttactcattattttaaagtatgaTTTTGTGAGGCTTCCTGATGAAAGCTAATTAGATTGTCTCCAAGAAAAGTGAGGATTTCTGTGTGACACAgtaaagtaaatttaaaaactttttgcCACTTGTCTTTTTCCAGCCAAAATAAAATCACTCCTGCCTGTTCAGATGCATTTGCACTGTCCTATGCCTTACCAAGGGAAGTAATTATCTCTGGGATTACTTCAGCAGCCTCCAAGAAGCATCATGTTCCTCCCATTAGTATAAATGCTACCATCTTTATAAATACTTGATATACActctctttttggttttttttgtttcctgcagcagtgaaatgaaaacaCACAAGCCTGATCCCAGCTTCTGTCCTCAATGAAGGTAATAATGAGAGGAATAACAATTAATGTGCTTGTAACCCCCATACATTTTGTGTTCATCACAGGGACCAACCAAAGTTCACACTGTGGGCACCTTTGCTTCCCTGTGAGCAGAAAAAGAGATTGATTTGAGCTTTTAAGGTAAGACTGCTGGGCTCAGGATTTTCATGGCTGTTggagaggaaataatttttgtcttaATCTTTTCCCCACATGCATTAGGATTGTGAAATCTTTCTTTGCTGGTCTCACACCTCAGTTTACCTTTCctacaggcagctctgcagggcttgCCTCTGGGCTGTGAAAAGTGGAGTTTATCAGCTCAGGTGATAGCTGTGTTAGCTCTCTGATAGGACTGGGGTGGGTTTGGTTCAATTGCAAAGGGTGCTGCTTGAGGTGGAAATGGAATCTGCAGAGTGGAATTAAATCAGAAAGGCTCCCCATGCACTAGAGCTGGAATGGAGAACTTGCTCAGACATTTTACAGTTTCTGCCTCAGCACCCTGGCTCTTCTGGTCTGACTCcttcagaaaaactgaaagagaaactACTGAGAGGCTTCATCCTCCTCAGAGGAAATGATCCATTTCTCTCAGTGATGTACTTTCAGTCCTCTTCCTCTTATGTTTGCTCTTTGCAGAGTGAAAGCTGCTGGAATTCTGAAGTTGCCCTTCTCCTCTAGAAGAGATGATTCCCAGAAAAGTGCTGGTGGGGTCTCTTGTCTGCCTGGGTGTCATTGCTGTGGCTATCTGGTAAGAATTTGGTGGCCAGCTCGGTCATTTCTAAAACATCCTGTGTACATTCTGTGATAAAACTCACAGAACACTAAAATGAAAGCTGTGCATTTTATGGAAAGCCCCTGTTCGAGCTGTAGGAAATAACAGCTTAATATCACAATGTTACACATTATTTGTGTAATAGATAAAAGAGCACTGGTAGAGGGAGAAGGCCCTAAGGGAAGGATTAAAAAAGAGTAATTGAGTCCAAATCAGGCTGCTAACACTGCAGTGACTCACAAACAAATGCTTGAGTATAGAATATTCCAGTTACATTTCAGCTCAGGCCTTAACAGAGGTGATTATTTGTCTCTTCAAACAGTCCAAACTCACTCCAGCATCACCAGGGACAGCTTTGTAACTATCAGTCATTTGTAACTATCAGTCATTTGTAACTATCAGTCATTTGTAAATATCAGTAATTTCAAACACTGAGAATTTTGTGGCTGAGTATTCTGACGACTGAGTATGGCTTATAGACTCTGTGTACCTTGAACATTGTTGGAAGGGAATTTGAGATAAGGCATTTCTGTTAAGTATTAAAATAGTAATTATTAAATGATTATGAATTATCACATATTTATGATGTTGTACTTTCACTTTGTGGGTAGCTGcattttcctcagcagcaggacattGTGTTAAAATGTGAACACAGCAGATCCTACACTAATTAATAAAGTAGACATGGAGTTAGCCAGAGTTACCTCTCAAAATCTTTGCCAGGTCTTTAGGTGATCTTGGAAAATTCTAGGAAGGTTTCCTTCACCATTTCCTATCTTAAAATAGTTCTTTGTTCTCACAGGGCTAGAGCTGGGAGTGCACTACCTGCCCTACTACCTTCCCTGCCCAGAAATCTTGTgagtattttgttttgtgtctaATGAGTAACACAGGTCCTTGTTACTGCTGTTCACTGACAACACAAACAGTGATTTACAAGTCTCTTGTTCTATATGCATGAAGCTGTAATTAGTCActcttaaaacaaaaagctaGCAATGCTGTTGGggcctgcctgccctgcaggacagctctggctctgcacaggttTGTTGCTTTGTTCCTTGTGGGTCACAGAGCCCAGGACTAAAGGTGAATTCAGGTTCCTTATCAGGGTGTGATCACACACCTGCACATGCACAGCTGTGCTTGAAGTGTCCACTCATAGACAGGGTCACCCAAAGCAGAGAGGTGGCATgagcaggcacaggaggagctcTGGCACAGTCAGGAATGACCCCCCTGTTCTCACCAGgctcctttcttccctctgtgGTCTGTGCTCTCCCCCCACTCCATGAATGTGTTTGTGCCTGGCAGCACCTGAGCTCTGGACCTGAACAAATGAAGGGGAGCTGCTTCTGAGCTTCTCTGCACGCTGCAAACTGATGGACCTGACCCAGCCTGGGTGCCAGgagctctcccagagctgcacaggagaGAATTTACACTGTGCAGGGGCCAGGGACATGGCCCCAGTGGCCTCCTCACTGCCACATTGCACCAGAGCTGAGACATGACAAGCCATGGCTTTTCCCATGACCTACTGTTCttgtcaaaacaaaaccaaaccatgccaattaaaaaaaaaaaaaaaaaaaaaagtttcatggAGGCATTTCTGA is part of the Oenanthe melanoleuca isolate GR-GAL-2019-014 chromosome 17, OMel1.0, whole genome shotgun sequence genome and harbors:
- the SURF6 gene encoding surfeit locus protein 6 — encoded protein: MASLAAQDSYLQGLARRAGVQHGPEARKRKFVSKPGQPEDGGRQVKKQKKKKPRKQTEKKNAPSAKQVVPNASKATPGQKAAPQASKSSPQGGTQNRKESLAAGSKSELSSPSVSAISLLRQRLHEKIKKASGQDNAKELTPALLEKRQRRKYEKERKKCRRKELKMKAKMEKKETEEVPAEPENKKEESKAEIVFNRVEVHEENELNKIQKKKEKRKAVKGNITPLTGKNYKQLLSRLETRKNKLEDLKEKDEKKAQELETKIKWTNALYKAEGVKIRDDEERLKEALKRKEKRKAQRKRQWEQRTVRVVEKMQQRQDKRQKNIQKKKKERIEKKKARARKKGRVLPEDLKKAGLK